The sequence TAACCATTTGGCTACCTTATTAAGAGCAGTCTCAACTAACTTTCTTGCTGAATCACTGATTTGTATATCATCTTCCTGAACCAAAGCATGGGAACCATTTTCTTTTTTCTCAATATTTCTGCTTGTCATATTGGGATTGTTAATATACATATTACTCTAAATCTTCATAGTATCCTCCTAATCTACTGGATCATAATTGTAATTTGCCTGTACCCCACTTACCCTTCCAATGTGAATGGTACTATAACTCATATGTTATCTCCTAAATAATTTTATATATGTCTCATCATTGTCATTTTCCGTTTCTGTTCCAGTCAATTATAACTTTTCCAGTCTTTCCAGAAACGCAACATAGAATTCTCTTTCTTTCATACAAGCCCTCTGAACTTCTATGCTTTTCGGAACATATTCCAGTGGATGGTCTAAATTATACAGAGCCTGTTTCGTTGCCTGAATTGCAGAATCTGTTGTGTTTCCCAAAATGTCGATGTTATCCACATCGCCCTCACCATTCATCTGCTTATTCAGCCTTTGTACCATCATCTGTGATATATGGCTCAACATTCCGTTTTTCTTTATTCCCAGACCATTCGCATTTACTTCCTTCGCTGCTTCCATCCATGCATCTTTTACATCCTGCGGAGCATTCGAACCAATCATATCAAATGCTTTTTCGTTAAAATCCGTATCTTCCATATATGGATTTATACTCTTATTTTCCTGTTTAGCACGTTCTGTACTAAATTGAGGAATATCTTTCTGTCTGCGCCTGTTTTCATACGGCACACCATTCATGGAATAGTTAGAACTAATCTGCATATATCAATCCCCCCTTTTTTTTGAATTGCATTATTATCATTAGGCTTTCGCTTCAAAAACTGGTCTTTTTTCCAGATAATCCGGTAGTTCTTTTAATTCAGAATTCATACCATTCTTTACGGCGTTATATTCCTTCCAGTAAATGGAATAGAATTCATTTTTTCTTGTAAGTTCTGCCTGAGTCATTTCATACCCCCAGCCGGCACCGGTATTTGACAATACATTGACACCTTGACTCTGAATTTGAACACCATAACCACCTGATGTTAAAAAAGTGAAATTTAATGTTCCGCCTCCAACAGCTTGAAGTTTTAATAAAAAATTTTATTCAACCACTTCTTAAAGCGGTTCATACTTTCTGTCATCCATTGGTCACACTCTGGCTTCAAACATACTTTGGCTAACACCTTTCATCCACATATTCTGTGCTGCTCCATATCCTTTTTCCTGCCCTATATCATACAATCCACTGCTGTCAAAGCCTATTTTCAATACCAAATCATTTTTTCTTCCAGCCATTCTTATTTTAATCGCACGCTCTTTACGCTTTCATATCAAAATTGCCTTGTGACATTATATTTTCATTCATACCACCAGTTCTTTGTTCACTGTTTAATACTTTTCTTGCATCACAAAAAGCCTCATAATATGTCAATTTTAACGCCGAATGTACCTGTGACTCTGCTTTTGTTTCCTTTTCTTGCCAGCCTACTCCCTCTGTATATGTCAGAACTTCTTCACCACATTCGTTATATACATGAGCTGCTGATCCTGTTCCCTCTCCCTGAAACTCTGCCTCATATGGTATCCCGAACAAAATACAGAGCCATTTTTTATCAGCTTTTTCAACTTCTTTCATTGCGGACATATTGCCGGAATTCATTGATTGATTAAATTTTCCAATTAAGGCTGCCCTGTTCGGTGCCACTTTGCTTACTTCCATCTTACGCAAATTCATAAACGCATTTCCCATATATACGTTGTCCTGTGCATCTTTTTTTGCCAGTTCAACAATTTTCTCTTTTAAGGAATCCGTTAATTTCCATTTGTTTTTTTCAGAAGATTTAGAAACTTTTTTATCCGAAGTGCCCCATAATTTTGCTGTACTATAATTATTTGATACCTCCATTTTATAGTAACTCCTTTCTTCATTATTCATAGTTCTTCCAACTATGCTACCTGTTGGATTTCTCTCAGCATCAATATGATATGTAACTTTATTTGCAAATGTTTTGCTTCCAATTCCAACAACCATTTAATCTGATGTCATTCTCTCCATGATGGAATTACGTGCCGAATCATTAAAATGAACATATTCGTCAATCATGTCTGAAAATTCTTTATCTCCTTTTGTGATACCCAATACATCCTTTCCAAATGTTGCTGTGATTTTTTCTTGTCCGCATACCTTTTTACCTTCTGCATTCTGTTGGCTATAACGCGGATATATACTATATAAATTTTTCTGTCGGTCATAGATGGAACCAATCTGATTATTTAAAATGTTCATAGCCCACTTTCATTCCTTGCTTTTTTATCGGATAAAATCACTTGTTTTCCCAGTTCCATGTCATCAAACGACCATATTACGCACACAAAGACCATATTTTCACAAGATGACCACTGCCTTAGTAGAAGCTCTGTATCTCAAACTCTTTGAAATACAATGCTTCCCTGCATTTTCTATATCGTCATATTGATATTATTTTATTACTTTACTATCCAGCACCTCTTTGAAGTGACTGTCTCTATCAAAAAAGAAGCCAGCAGTTTATTTACTCACTACTGACTTCCTATACTATTCATTTTATTTACTTCGCTGCGTCTCAGACAAGTTTTCATTTTAAACATAACCTCTGTTTTCCCGCCAGCCTTTTACATACCACCTAATTCCAACATATACCAGTTGCACGAATAATAAGAGAAATAGCATATTGATTGGCAAAACTGTCTTTATCCAAACTCCAAAGTAGATTGCTATTTCCATGCTTATAAGTGTTGCCAGTATGATAATCATATCCCAACAGCACTTCTTATATAACCCTGCAATGTTCTGTATGAAAGTTACGATTGGCAGGCAATGCCTAAATAAAACTTTCCCTTATTTCCCTTGCGATTATCTCATAAGGGCAAAAATAAGGGAAAATACATATCATTTCACTAATGAATTGGCTGGAAAGCCTGTAAAATAGGGAAAGTTAGAAAGATATTTCGGCAAACTGGAAGTTATCAAACAGCGTTCATTGTTTCGCTTTGTGGCATTTTTACACACTGCTGAATCACACCTGTAACATACGTAATGGAATCGGTGCAGTCGTTCTTGAGCCATTCTGAGATAATTGCCATCAGTCCCCGAATATAAAAGGCCATGATATAAGGTCGATCTTGCTGTAGTACACCGTAGCGGTCGAGAATCGGCGTAAACACATGACGGAACATCCTATCATAGCTTTTATCCATCCCCAACACCGCCGCATTTTCTGTTGCTGTGCGGAACAGTCTCTTGTTGTTTTTAATGTAGCTGAGGTAAGGTGTTAAATAATCCGGCGTAATTAGATATAATTCATCCCTCGGGCAATTCCGCAACTTTGCAGAAAAGGCATCTGAATCTTTCTCCATGTAAGCAAGAAATTGCTCATTTATACGACTGATACTCTCCGAGAGCAAGTCTGACATCGTTTCATAGTGCAGATAGAAGGTGGAACGATTGACCCCTGCTACTTCACAGATTTCTTTGACTGTAATATACTCAAAATCCTTTTTTGCCAGAAGTGTCAGAAAGGCTTCGTCCATTCTGGCTGCAGTAGCATAATATCTGCTTTCTGATTTATTCAATCATTATCACCTTCTTTCGTGTTGCTGTTTACTTCTCGCTGATTTCTTTTGCCAATTCCATGATTTCAAAAGCGTATTTCTGCTTGCCCTGAGCCAGCATTTTTTTGTAGATGGGGTAATTAACGCCCATACCCAGCAGCCCGATAATGCCGACAATCACGCCGAAAACAAACATAGCAACACTACCGTTGCCGATAACCTTCATGGAAAGGCACATCCCAACACCAGCCACCATCGCAGTGATAATACCAAATGTGTAAGTAAAAACAGTTGCGGGAAGCTTGGCTTTTGCATCCAGCTTGCGAAGAGCAATCACCTTGGAGGTGTCCTTTAGTGCATATTCGTTTGCGAGTTGTTCTGCATAGATTTTATCTGTATTCATGGCTTGTTGCCTCCTTCATTTGATGGTTTTATTCTACCAGCAAAGAACGGGCAACGGAACAACACTGATGGCAGTTTGTGTTGAGTTCAAGAATTGTGCAAATACCGAGTTGTCGGTTTCAGTATACCATGCCTTCTCCCCACAGAAAAGCATGGCGAAAAACAAAAATGTCCCCGGAGGGCTTGTGCGTATGTTTTTCCAGCGTTTCCAATCTGAATTTCTCAGAACAGAATATCCTCCGGCTTGAACTTATCTTTTTCGGTAATGGGGCGGATCACCTTGCAGGGCACCCCCGCAGCGATGACGCCGGCGGGAATGTCATGAGTGACGACGCTTCCCGCCCCGATAACCGAGCCTGCCCCGATGGTAACGCCGCCGCAGACGGTGGAATTTGCACCGATCCAGACGTTTTCCTCCAGCGTAATGGGTGCCGAGGTGCCAATGCCGTGGCTGCGCTGCTCCGGGTCGATGGCATGACCGGAGCAGGCAAGGCATACACCGGGGGCAATAAAGGCACCTGCTCCGATGTTTACCGGAGAGGTATCCAGAATGACGCAGTTATAATTGATGACCGCCAAGCCGTGGGTATGGATATTGAAGCCATAGTCACAGTGGAAATCTGGCTCAATGCCGGTCATGGGAGAGCAGGTGCCCAGCAGGGTCTGCAGGATACTGCGCCGCTTTTCCTGTTCGTTAGGAGCGGTGCGGTTGTACTCCCAGCACAGTTGCTTTGCACGGTTCTGTTCCTCCGTGGGGGTGTTTTCATAGCCGCTGACGTAGGCGGCAGGGCGTTTCATAATATCCAGAGCGTTCATCGTGTTTGTCCTTTCCATACAGTGTTTTTCAAGGATTATACCACATTCTCTGTCGGTGTGTAATAGGCTGCTTTTCCTCATTTGTTTGTCCGCTTGATCTTCTCCATCGCTTTGCCCTTAGCCAGCTCATCCACCAGCTTGTCCAAATAGCGGATCTCCTTCATCAGCGGTTCTTCGATGCTCTCCAGCTTTACGTTGCAGATGCCGCCCTTTATGAGCACCCGGTCCGGATTGAGCTGCGGAGCATCTCGAAAGAAA is a genomic window of [Eubacterium] eligens ATCC 27750 containing:
- a CDS encoding DUF4885 domain-containing protein; the encoded protein is MVLKIGFDSSGLYDIGQEKGYGAAQNMWMKGVSQSMFEARV
- a CDS encoding TetR/AcrR family transcriptional regulator, whose protein sequence is MNKSESRYYATAARMDEAFLTLLAKKDFEYITVKEICEVAGVNRSTFYLHYETMSDLLSESISRINEQFLAYMEKDSDAFSAKLRNCPRDELYLITPDYLTPYLSYIKNNKRLFRTATENAAVLGMDKSYDRMFRHVFTPILDRYGVLQQDRPYIMAFYIRGLMAIISEWLKNDCTDSITYVTGVIQQCVKMPQSETMNAV
- a CDS encoding sugar O-acetyltransferase, producing MNALDIMKRPAAYVSGYENTPTEEQNRAKQLCWEYNRTAPNEQEKRRSILQTLLGTCSPMTGIEPDFHCDYGFNIHTHGLAVINYNCVILDTSPVNIGAGAFIAPGVCLACSGHAIDPEQRSHGIGTSAPITLEENVWIGANSTVCGGVTIGAGSVIGAGSVVTHDIPAGVIAAGVPCKVIRPITEKDKFKPEDILF
- a CDS encoding DUF2200 domain-containing protein, which gives rise to METEKVYAMPFAKIYPMLVEKAARKGRTQAEVDEIIGWLTGYSVPQIDAAVQNGTLYGDFFRDAPQLNPDRVLIKGGICNVKLESIEEPLMKEIRYLDKLVDELAKGKAMEKIKRTNK